Sequence from the Rhinatrema bivittatum unplaced genomic scaffold, aRhiBiv1.1, whole genome shotgun sequence genome:
GCCCCCACCAGAAAATTCATAATAGGAATGAAAGAGGTTTCTGTGCAGGAAAGTTTCACCAGTGCTTCAGTTTCACAGAAGAAGTGATTGATTACATtggagtcacagaaagaaaactgaaatatAATGATAGTGTGAGGCAATGCCTCTATTGAACCTGTTATCCATGAGGCTGCTGCCAGAAGAGCACAGGCCCTCTTATTCATGATAATGGTGTAACGCAGGGGATTGCATATTGCAACATAACGGTCATTGGCCATGGAAGTGAGAAGAGCAAATTCTGTACCTACAAACATCATGTAGCACTGCATCTGCAGGATGCATGCACTGAATGATATGTTACCATTGTTTGATAGGAGGATTGCTAGCAGTTTTGGCATGATGGTGGTCAAAGAGCAGATATCTAGGACAGATAAGTTAGCCAAGAAGAAATGCA
This genomic interval carries:
- the LOC115081508 gene encoding olfactory receptor 5V1-like; amino-acid sequence: MAVLGNLLIICTVCADPHLHTPMHFFLANLSVLDICSLTTIMPKLLAILLSNNGNISFSACILQMQCYMMFVGTEFALLTSMANDRYVAICNPLRYTIIMNKRACALLAAASWITGSIEALPHTIIIFQFSFCDSNVINHFFCETEALVKLSCTETSFIPIMNFLVGAFTTFTPFLLTLTSYVFIISTILKIRSKERKSKAFSTCSSHLTVIFLLYGTLIGVYMHPETRDSTKANKLPTAMYVVTLPLLNPLIYSLRSKELKGALKKSFSRKSTFLRL